One window of Pectobacterium carotovorum genomic DNA carries:
- a CDS encoding glucosamine kinase encodes MKGQLREIGIDGDRPFDRAQESTLCEQRWPGQSRYLLVTGGFTRLLHWHDGLLTCRGGESFPIGNPASLSRLGLWAVQEMLQAVEGITPLTPLSEALFLHFDKHIDRVIDWSKQAQAADYSTLGKIVLAHPQDALAVQLLARCAGELALLLSSLPDSQTEAVSLSGDLAVACLPYLDSGARAS; translated from the coding sequence GTGAAAGGGCAACTGAGGGAGATCGGCATTGATGGCGATCGCCCCTTTGATCGGGCGCAGGAGAGCACGTTGTGTGAACAGCGCTGGCCGGGGCAAAGCCGCTATCTGCTGGTCACCGGCGGTTTTACCCGGCTGCTGCACTGGCATGACGGCCTCCTGACCTGTCGCGGCGGCGAGAGCTTTCCCATCGGCAACCCAGCCAGCCTGTCGCGGCTGGGGCTGTGGGCGGTGCAAGAGATGCTTCAGGCTGTTGAGGGCATCACCCCACTGACGCCACTCAGTGAAGCACTGTTCCTGCACTTCGATAAGCATATCGATCGGGTGATCGACTGGTCAAAACAGGCGCAGGCCGCAGACTACAGCACGCTAGGGAAAATTGTGCTGGCGCACCCGCAGGATGCGCTTGCGGTGCAACTGCTGGCCCGCTGCGCAGGTGAACTGGCTCTGCTGCTCAGCAGCCTGCCGGACTCGCAGACTGAAGCCGTCAGCCTCAGCGGCGATCTGGCGGTTGCCTGCCTTCCCTATCTGGATTCTGGAGCACGCGCATCATGA
- a CDS encoding carbohydrate ABC transporter substrate-binding protein has product MMRPNTALFFSALALGLFGNSALAAKTQITFLYSDDDPELVHFMEQKVKSFSQSNERIDVNFVSTGYNALQTQLPMQLAAGLGPDIAKTTQMGLLGYTLDLRPYLKDPAAFEKRYSAGIEKIMRVKGVHKADALPGFVASWTADLPFVNVTLFEQAGVPLPQPGYTIDDLMKASKLVAEKTGVHIPFTIDRSGFRFSGPAYSYGARYDKDGLINFPDAAAQQWIKDLKRWSDEGVFPREMWGAAGGGQYKSMADDFVNGNIVTYFSGNWLLNQFSKQIGDGFDWKVLPAPCKEKCISMGGATFIMPFTTTKHPQEVAEFMEWLGSEPLQREIAERFNIIVGADIADLHYQTKDKHVIDGLNTAREEIKKIPSYVFDWERMESLGANELYPIILTRFTQYLNDQVSFDEYLRLTSNDVKRLNETIATNQQQRKNTP; this is encoded by the coding sequence ATGATGCGTCCCAACACCGCGTTATTTTTTTCCGCCCTTGCACTGGGGTTATTCGGCAACAGCGCGTTAGCTGCCAAAACGCAAATAACATTTTTATATAGTGACGACGATCCCGAATTAGTGCATTTCATGGAGCAGAAAGTTAAATCCTTCTCTCAAAGTAATGAACGCATTGATGTGAATTTCGTCAGCACTGGCTATAACGCGCTGCAAACGCAGTTGCCGATGCAGCTAGCGGCAGGCTTAGGCCCGGATATTGCCAAAACCACGCAAATGGGGCTGCTCGGCTATACGCTGGATTTACGTCCCTACCTGAAAGATCCCGCCGCCTTTGAGAAACGCTACAGCGCTGGCATCGAAAAAATCATGCGTGTGAAAGGCGTGCATAAAGCGGATGCGCTGCCGGGCTTTGTCGCTTCCTGGACCGCCGACCTGCCGTTCGTTAACGTGACGCTGTTTGAGCAGGCGGGCGTTCCGCTACCGCAGCCGGGCTACACGATTGATGATTTGATGAAAGCCTCGAAGCTGGTCGCAGAAAAAACCGGCGTGCATATTCCCTTCACCATCGACCGCAGCGGTTTCCGCTTCTCCGGCCCCGCCTATTCCTATGGCGCACGTTACGATAAAGACGGGCTGATCAACTTCCCGGATGCGGCGGCACAGCAGTGGATTAAAGATCTGAAACGCTGGTCGGACGAAGGTGTGTTCCCGCGTGAAATGTGGGGCGCGGCGGGCGGCGGTCAGTACAAGAGCATGGCGGACGATTTCGTGAACGGCAACATCGTGACCTACTTCTCCGGCAACTGGCTGTTGAACCAGTTCAGTAAGCAGATTGGCGACGGTTTTGACTGGAAAGTGCTGCCCGCACCTTGCAAAGAGAAGTGTATTTCGATGGGTGGCGCAACCTTCATCATGCCGTTCACCACCACCAAACACCCGCAGGAAGTCGCCGAATTCATGGAATGGCTGGGCAGCGAACCGCTGCAACGTGAGATCGCCGAGCGCTTCAATATCATCGTCGGCGCAGATATTGCCGATCTGCACTACCAGACCAAAGATAAGCACGTGATCGACGGCCTGAACACCGCGCGTGAAGAGATCAAAAAGATCCCGTCTTACGTCTTTGATTGGGAACGCATGGAAAGTCTGGGCGCGAACGAACTGTACCCCATCATCCTGACGCGCTTTACCCAATACCTGAACGATCAGGTGTCGTTTGATGAGTATCTGCGCCTGACGTCCAACGATGTGAAGCGCCTCAACGAAACGATCGCGACCAATCAACAACAGCGGAAAAACACACCGTGA
- a CDS encoding glycoside hydrolase family 88 protein has product MQTGSLNRQQTEVLLAQVARAFCRLKAIDSVTQDDAPDAGLTIQFEEWDWEVGVGLYGFWKLAHLTQDDTMLTTLANWYQQKLDAGLPPRQINSTAPMLVLALLCQDKPDAPAQWRETVSDWADWLLHSLPKTEDGGFQHTVKERPNTGQLWDDTLFMAGLFLVVAGKLLSRRDLIEEAEYQLVTHARYLADVRSGLWYHGWTFVGRHHYANAFWGRGNAWITLVLPEMRVLAEDQLSAPVLRTLEAVLEQQTTTLARCQHDSGLWHTLLDDPDSPLETSASAGFIAGILTARRLGMLRDFPQDVLEKGYAAVVAQIDAQGVVQGVSDGTAMGHDLQFYRDIPNVAVPYGQALVMLMLLAQLDSVCEG; this is encoded by the coding sequence ATGCAGACAGGTTCACTTAACCGACAACAAACAGAAGTGCTGCTGGCGCAGGTGGCGCGGGCATTTTGCCGCCTGAAGGCTATCGACAGCGTGACGCAGGACGATGCGCCGGATGCCGGACTGACGATTCAATTCGAAGAGTGGGATTGGGAAGTTGGCGTCGGGCTGTACGGCTTCTGGAAGCTGGCGCATCTGACGCAGGATGACACCATGCTGACGACGCTGGCGAACTGGTATCAGCAAAAGCTGGATGCTGGGCTGCCACCGCGCCAGATTAACTCGACGGCACCAATGCTGGTGCTGGCCTTGCTGTGTCAGGACAAGCCGGATGCGCCCGCGCAGTGGCGCGAAACCGTGAGCGACTGGGCGGACTGGCTGCTGCACTCGCTGCCAAAAACCGAGGATGGCGGCTTCCAGCACACAGTAAAAGAGCGGCCGAATACCGGACAGCTGTGGGACGACACGCTGTTTATGGCGGGTCTGTTTCTGGTGGTCGCGGGGAAACTACTTTCCCGCCGCGATCTGATCGAAGAGGCGGAATACCAGCTTGTCACGCACGCACGCTATCTGGCCGATGTGCGCAGCGGGCTGTGGTATCACGGCTGGACGTTTGTTGGTCGTCATCACTATGCCAATGCGTTCTGGGGACGCGGCAACGCCTGGATCACGCTGGTGCTGCCGGAAATGCGGGTGCTAGCGGAGGATCAGCTGTCCGCGCCGGTACTGCGCACGCTGGAAGCGGTTCTGGAACAGCAAACGACAACGCTGGCGCGCTGCCAGCATGACTCCGGCCTGTGGCACACGCTGCTGGATGACCCAGATTCTCCGCTGGAGACGTCTGCCAGCGCGGGATTCATTGCCGGGATTCTGACGGCGCGGCGGCTGGGGATGCTGCGCGACTTCCCGCAGGACGTATTGGAAAAAGGCTATGCCGCCGTGGTGGCGCAGATTGACGCGCAGGGCGTGGTGCAAGGTGTCTCGGACGGCACGGCGATGGGACATGATTTACAGTTCTATCGCGATATTCCCAATGTCGCTGTGCCTTACGGGCAGGCGCTGGTCATGCTGATGTTATTGGCACAGTTAGATTCTGTTTGCGAGGGCTGA
- the ugpC gene encoding sn-glycerol-3-phosphate ABC transporter ATP-binding protein UgpC produces the protein MASLELKNVHKSYGAVSIIKGVDLTIHDGEFMVFVGPSGCGKSTLLRMIAGLEEISSGELWIDNRKVNDLTPAERKIAMVFQSYALYPHLSVRKNLAFGLENLHFPKDEIIRRIDEAARMLGLEPYLDRRPRALSGGQQQRVAIGRAIVREPDLFLFDEPLSNLDAKLRVQTRGELSRLHQKLRTTMVYVTHDQVEAMTMAQRIVVLNAGRIEQVGTPLELFNRPKNKFVAGFIGSPRMNMFPAQVVATCADGVDVQCPSGNRLVLPFIGTVGQNVTLGIRPSHCELVEEGEGIALCVDRCEMMGHETFIYGRMGGIDDEMIVHLAQHREFATGESVFVRFPPTYCHLFDGKTDDTLPRCTEH, from the coding sequence ATGGCGAGTCTGGAACTAAAAAACGTCCACAAAAGTTATGGTGCGGTGAGCATCATCAAAGGCGTGGACTTAACGATTCATGACGGCGAGTTCATGGTCTTTGTCGGCCCGTCGGGTTGTGGAAAATCCACGCTGCTGCGCATGATTGCCGGGCTGGAAGAGATCAGCAGCGGTGAGTTGTGGATCGACAACCGCAAGGTGAACGATCTCACGCCAGCAGAGCGCAAGATTGCGATGGTGTTCCAGTCTTACGCGCTCTACCCGCACCTCTCGGTGCGCAAGAACCTCGCGTTCGGGCTGGAGAACCTGCACTTTCCTAAAGACGAAATCATCCGTCGTATTGATGAGGCTGCCCGCATGCTGGGGCTGGAACCTTATCTGGATCGCCGACCGCGTGCGCTCTCGGGTGGGCAGCAGCAGCGTGTGGCGATTGGTCGCGCTATCGTGCGTGAACCCGACCTGTTCTTGTTTGATGAACCGCTCTCCAATCTGGATGCCAAGCTGCGCGTGCAGACGCGCGGCGAGCTGTCCCGCCTGCACCAGAAGCTGCGCACCACCATGGTTTACGTGACTCACGATCAGGTGGAAGCGATGACGATGGCGCAGCGCATTGTGGTGCTGAACGCTGGCCGCATTGAGCAGGTTGGTACGCCGCTGGAGCTGTTCAATCGGCCGAAAAACAAATTTGTCGCGGGCTTCATCGGTTCACCGCGCATGAATATGTTCCCAGCGCAGGTTGTCGCCACCTGCGCGGACGGCGTCGACGTGCAGTGTCCGTCCGGTAATCGTCTGGTGTTGCCGTTTATCGGCACCGTTGGGCAGAACGTCACGCTCGGCATTCGTCCTTCACACTGTGAGCTGGTGGAGGAAGGCGAGGGGATTGCACTGTGTGTCGATCGCTGCGAGATGATGGGGCATGAAACCTTTATCTACGGGCGAATGGGCGGCATTGACGATGAGATGATTGTCCATCTGGCGCAGCACCGCGAGTTCGCCACGGGTGAATCGGTATTCGTCCGCTTCCCGCCAACATACTGCCATCTGTTCGATGGCAAAACGGATGACACATTGCCGCGCTGTACCGAGCATTAA
- a CDS encoding sugar ABC transporter permease, with protein MKKIALLPAGSLIDKLVTPVEKAVNLLQKLGGRKVMPWFFIAPNMLLFAVFVFIPILLAVCYAFTGGTNILLWERPYVGVDNFSTLLSCGNYTEPSTCEQDLFWTGVYNTVSFTFFNVLCTLLVALVTALILNRKIIARGFFRAMFFYPVLLSPVVVGLIWQWFLNRNGLLNLVLSSLGGQPITFLLDPTFSRFWVVFVSVWFHVGFYTLILLAGLQAIPRDIYEAAAVDGTSRWRGFYRLTLPLLAPNILVVVILLTINSVQIFDEAWVLTNGGGPGTANSFIVQYIYQTAFSSNASLYGLASAASVLMGVVLMILTALQFLLTRRLEGKK; from the coding sequence ATGAAAAAGATTGCCTTACTGCCCGCAGGATCGCTGATCGATAAGCTGGTGACGCCAGTGGAAAAAGCGGTGAATCTGCTACAAAAACTCGGTGGCCGCAAAGTGATGCCGTGGTTTTTTATCGCGCCGAATATGCTGCTGTTCGCCGTTTTTGTCTTTATTCCGATTCTGCTGGCGGTGTGCTACGCCTTTACCGGCGGCACCAATATTCTGCTGTGGGAACGCCCCTACGTTGGCGTGGATAACTTTTCCACGCTGCTGAGCTGTGGCAACTACACTGAGCCATCCACCTGTGAGCAGGATCTGTTCTGGACCGGTGTATACAACACGGTGTCGTTCACCTTTTTCAACGTGCTCTGCACGCTGCTGGTGGCGCTGGTGACGGCACTGATCCTCAACCGCAAGATTATCGCCCGTGGCTTTTTCCGCGCCATGTTCTTCTATCCGGTACTGCTGTCGCCGGTGGTCGTTGGCCTGATCTGGCAGTGGTTCCTCAATCGCAACGGTTTGCTGAATCTGGTGCTGTCGTCGTTGGGTGGGCAGCCGATTACCTTCCTGCTCGATCCGACGTTTTCGCGCTTCTGGGTGGTGTTTGTCTCTGTCTGGTTTCACGTCGGGTTTTATACCTTGATACTGCTGGCCGGATTGCAGGCGATCCCGCGTGATATATACGAGGCGGCGGCGGTGGACGGCACCTCGCGCTGGCGTGGTTTTTATCGCCTGACGTTGCCGCTGTTGGCACCGAACATTCTGGTGGTGGTGATTCTGCTGACCATCAACAGCGTGCAGATCTTCGATGAAGCCTGGGTGCTGACCAACGGCGGCGGCCCCGGCACGGCCAACAGCTTTATCGTGCAGTACATCTACCAGACCGCCTTCTCGTCGAATGCCTCGCTTTACGGGCTGGCGTCGGCGGCGTCGGTGCTGATGGGCGTGGTGCTGATGATTCTGACGGCATTGCAGTTCCTGCTGACGCGTCGGCTGGAAGGGAAAAAATAA
- a CDS encoding carbohydrate ABC transporter permease translates to MMKIIAFLTRTRHPGRIHITDIMSWVWLVVGTLLVMIPVMWAAMSSFKTPAEINRFPPSFLPQAADTVTLPEYPKPLELWQVKQEDGEAKTMALVRRIGLIAQLVNPDAPSEVVRVSTKDLVPMKALHLETENYTTPITKFHFATYLKNTVFVTVMATLLTLLLSSMAAFALSKYEFRGRGTVLTLFLSTMMIPLSVVMVPTFLVVIGLNMGDNLWGVIIPTVATPTGVFLLRQYMLTIPDELIEAARIDAASEFRIYWKIILPLTAPALAVLAIFSVIWRWNDFLWPLIVLSSQDNFTLQIGLNAFQGQFSVQWHYILAMTMLSLLPVTAVFVFLQKYITTGIANTGMK, encoded by the coding sequence ATGATGAAAATAATCGCATTTCTCACCCGTACCCGTCATCCGGGGCGTATCCATATTACGGATATTATGAGCTGGGTCTGGCTGGTGGTGGGTACGCTGCTGGTGATGATTCCGGTGATGTGGGCGGCGATGTCGTCGTTTAAGACGCCAGCAGAGATCAACCGCTTTCCGCCGAGTTTTCTGCCGCAGGCGGCGGATACCGTCACGCTGCCGGAGTACCCGAAGCCGCTCGAGCTGTGGCAGGTTAAGCAGGAAGACGGCGAAGCGAAAACGATGGCGCTGGTGCGTCGCATCGGGCTGATTGCACAGCTGGTGAACCCGGATGCGCCGAGTGAAGTGGTGCGTGTATCGACCAAAGATCTGGTGCCGATGAAAGCGTTGCATCTGGAGACGGAGAACTACACGACGCCGATAACGAAGTTCCACTTTGCTACCTACCTGAAGAACACCGTGTTCGTGACGGTGATGGCGACGTTGCTTACTCTGCTGCTCAGTTCGATGGCGGCCTTTGCGCTGTCGAAATACGAGTTTCGCGGGCGCGGTACGGTGCTGACGCTGTTTCTCTCTACGATGATGATTCCGCTGTCGGTGGTGATGGTGCCGACGTTTCTGGTGGTGATTGGCCTGAACATGGGCGATAACCTGTGGGGCGTGATTATTCCCACGGTGGCAACGCCGACCGGCGTATTCCTGCTGCGGCAATACATGCTGACGATCCCCGATGAGCTGATCGAAGCTGCGCGTATCGATGCCGCCAGCGAGTTCCGTATTTACTGGAAGATCATCCTGCCGCTGACCGCACCCGCGCTGGCGGTGCTGGCGATCTTCTCAGTTATCTGGCGTTGGAACGACTTCCTCTGGCCGCTGATCGTCCTCTCCAGTCAGGACAATTTTACGCTGCAAATCGGCCTGAATGCGTTTCAGGGGCAGTTCTCGGTGCAATGGCACTATATACTGGCGATGACGATGCTCTCGCTTCTGCCGGTGACGGCGGTGTTCGTCTTCCTGCAAAAATACATCACGACGGGGATTGCCAACACGGGGATGAAATAA
- a CDS encoding LacI family DNA-binding transcriptional regulator, which translates to MATLKDIADRAGVSISTVSRALNGTAPISAKVRQHIMAIATEQGYPLHKVGKAAIAQTEPLRHILLATPRNLMLESEYNLVSLTLINALKTLCLQRNIQLRPFLGEHDTINEQQLLRELQGGKESGILIVNDDHPTLLNAVAESGIPAVLINGEDPSMRLSSVTPANHYAAAAGVRYLIEQGHTRILHLTWTSRMTIKQRERGYRDALAQAGIAVDEDLILSLPDFHPRTARDALLRWLTANPDRLGVTAIFCAADNQAIGVIDALYQHGLRVPEDISVMGMDDILPFDMLPVSLTTVHLPFETIARAALQLLAQQMTPAQALGIAQRTELAGQVVVRESVQRVG; encoded by the coding sequence ATGGCGACACTCAAGGATATTGCCGACCGCGCTGGGGTTTCCATCAGCACGGTTTCCCGCGCGCTGAACGGGACGGCACCGATCAGCGCCAAGGTCAGGCAGCACATCATGGCGATTGCCACCGAGCAAGGCTATCCGCTGCATAAAGTGGGCAAAGCGGCCATCGCGCAGACGGAGCCGCTGCGCCACATTCTGCTGGCGACGCCGCGCAATCTGATGCTGGAGAGTGAGTACAATCTGGTGTCGCTGACGCTGATCAACGCCCTAAAAACGCTCTGCCTGCAACGTAATATTCAGTTGCGTCCGTTTCTGGGGGAGCACGACACCATTAACGAACAACAGCTGTTGCGTGAGCTTCAGGGCGGAAAAGAGAGCGGCATTCTGATTGTGAATGACGATCACCCGACGTTGCTGAACGCCGTGGCGGAAAGCGGGATTCCGGCGGTGCTGATCAACGGTGAAGATCCCTCAATGCGCTTGAGCAGCGTGACGCCCGCCAATCACTATGCGGCAGCAGCGGGCGTGCGTTACCTGATCGAGCAAGGACATACGCGGATCCTGCATCTCACTTGGACGTCGCGTATGACGATCAAACAGCGCGAACGCGGCTATCGGGATGCGCTCGCGCAGGCGGGCATAGCGGTGGATGAGGATCTCATTCTGTCGCTGCCGGATTTCCATCCGCGTACCGCGCGCGATGCACTGCTGCGCTGGCTGACGGCTAACCCCGACAGGCTGGGCGTCACCGCGATTTTCTGTGCGGCGGACAATCAGGCTATCGGTGTGATCGACGCGCTGTATCAGCACGGGCTACGCGTGCCGGAGGACATTTCCGTCATGGGCATGGACGACATTCTGCCGTTCGACATGCTACCCGTTTCGCTCACCACGGTGCATTTGCCGTTTGAGACCATCGCCCGCGCGGCGCTACAGCTGCTGGCACAGCAAATGACGCCTGCACAGGCGCTCGGTATTGCCCAGCGTACTGAACTGGCTGGGCAGGTGGTGGTGAGGGAATCGGTGCAGCGGGTGGGGTAG
- a CDS encoding GNAT family N-acetyltransferase, with product MMNTDQEIIVNSVEPEDHAQWLPYWKSYQEFYKVQLSDEVTEVTWDRFFNAEIPVYCAVAREGSHIIGLVHFVFHDSTWGVNSYCYLEDLFVTPTARGKNVGKKLIEYVREQAQEKSCDRLYWHTQETNKTAQRLYDWVAEKPGVIEYRMPL from the coding sequence ATGATGAATACAGACCAAGAAATTATTGTTAATTCCGTTGAGCCAGAAGATCACGCGCAGTGGCTGCCCTATTGGAAGAGTTATCAGGAATTCTATAAGGTGCAGCTTTCCGATGAGGTCACGGAAGTCACTTGGGATCGTTTTTTTAACGCCGAGATTCCCGTGTATTGCGCCGTGGCGCGGGAAGGGTCGCACATTATTGGTTTAGTGCACTTTGTTTTTCACGATTCAACATGGGGAGTAAACTCTTATTGTTATTTAGAGGATCTGTTTGTTACCCCCACCGCTCGCGGTAAAAACGTTGGCAAAAAACTGATTGAATACGTGAGAGAACAGGCACAGGAAAAAAGCTGCGATCGGCTGTATTGGCATACTCAGGAAACCAATAAAACCGCCCAGCGACTTTATGATTGGGTCGCGGAAAAACCCGGTGTTATCGAATATAGAATGCCGCTTTAA
- the ssb1 gene encoding single-stranded DNA-binding protein SSB1, which translates to MASRGVNKVILVGNLGQDPEVRYMPNGGAVANITLATSESWRDKQTGEQKEKTEWHRVVLFGKLAEVAGEYLRKGSQVYIEGALQTRKWADQAGVERYTTEVVVNVGGTMQMLGGRQGGGAPAGGNAGGGQQQGGWGQPQQPQGGNQFSGGAQSQQRPAQNHSSTSNAPAQSNEPPMDFDDDIPF; encoded by the coding sequence ATGGCCAGCAGAGGCGTTAATAAAGTGATTCTTGTCGGGAATCTGGGTCAAGACCCGGAAGTCCGCTATATGCCGAATGGTGGTGCAGTTGCCAACATCACGCTGGCTACGTCGGAAAGCTGGCGTGACAAGCAAACCGGTGAGCAGAAAGAGAAGACCGAATGGCACCGTGTCGTGCTGTTCGGCAAACTGGCAGAAGTCGCGGGCGAATACCTGCGCAAAGGCTCTCAGGTTTACATCGAAGGCGCACTGCAAACCCGTAAATGGGCCGATCAGGCTGGCGTAGAGCGCTACACCACCGAAGTCGTCGTTAACGTCGGCGGCACCATGCAGATGCTGGGTGGACGCCAGGGCGGCGGCGCACCAGCAGGCGGTAACGCAGGTGGCGGTCAGCAACAAGGCGGTTGGGGCCAACCTCAGCAGCCGCAGGGCGGCAACCAGTTCAGCGGCGGCGCGCAATCTCAACAGCGTCCAGCACAGAACCATTCCTCTACAAGCAATGCTCCAGCGCAAAGCAACGAACCGCCAATGGATTTCGACGACGACATTCCGTTTTAA